One segment of Allorhodopirellula heiligendammensis DNA contains the following:
- a CDS encoding group II intron maturase-specific domain-containing protein, whose product MELRRYFQGWIGYFHYGLRKTQLQYLDKWIRRRIRACYWKQWYRVRTRVRMLLKLGVHRDEAISHGCSGRGYWVMSSSAAMHVAISIDYLKKKGLANLEEIWSKFASKKRTAGCGPACPVV is encoded by the coding sequence TTGGAACTACGACGGTACTTTCAAGGATGGATTGGCTACTTTCATTACGGCCTACGCAAGACGCAGTTGCAGTATCTCGACAAATGGATTCGACGGCGCATCCGCGCTTGCTACTGGAAACAGTGGTACCGAGTCCGCACGCGGGTACGAATGCTGCTGAAACTAGGAGTGCATAGGGACGAAGCCATCTCGCACGGATGCAGTGGAAGAGGATACTGGGTGATGTCATCGAGTGCTGCGATGCACGTCGCGATCTCGATCGACTATCTCAAGAAGAAGGGACTAGCGAACCTTGAGGAAATCTGGAGCAAGTTTGCTTCCAAGAAACGAACCGCCGGATGCGGCCCCGCATGTCCGGTGGTGTGA